In candidate division WOR-1 bacterium RIFOXYB2_FULL_36_35, a genomic segment contains:
- a CDS encoding chromosomal replication initiation protein DnaA, giving the protein MLDIHKIWSELLPSIEKSVNKPIYETLVSSTKPIAFKDNVLEIGIPHDVIKEWLSKHCITILEAEIQSIYPQIQKIIFTSGHTNLFQTPTLDTQGRISEENDHVARSVQFAYLNPRYTFDMFVVGNGNRFAHAAALAVAAAPATAYNPLFVYGGVGLGKTHLMQAVGYSVLKKNSKVRVLYITCEMFTNELITSIQQGKMQDFRNKYRNIDLLMVDDIQFLAGKERTQEEFFHTFNTLHSANKQIIVSSDRPPKEIPTLEDRLRSRFEWGLIADIQSPDFETRIAILRKKAELVDLTVPDEVTQFIASKIDTNIRELEGALIRVVAFASLSNTDISISLVEQVLKDLVSPVKTKTSISADSIKKATAEYYSVKIDDMSAKIRTKEIATARQVAMFLCRELTEGSLPKIGEEFGGRDHTTVLHAYEKIKNALKIDKDITEAVKNIKINLKKYLNSTAIL; this is encoded by the coding sequence ATATTAGATATTCACAAAATATGGTCAGAACTCTTGCCATCTATTGAAAAGAGTGTTAATAAGCCAATTTATGAAACACTAGTTTCTTCAACAAAACCGATAGCATTTAAAGATAATGTTTTAGAGATTGGTATCCCTCATGATGTAATAAAAGAGTGGCTTTCCAAGCATTGCATAACAATTTTAGAAGCAGAAATTCAGTCAATATATCCTCAAATTCAAAAAATAATCTTTACTTCAGGCCATACAAATTTATTTCAGACGCCAACATTAGATACTCAGGGAAGAATATCTGAGGAGAATGATCATGTGGCAAGAAGCGTTCAATTTGCTTACTTAAATCCAAGATATACGTTCGATATGTTTGTTGTTGGAAACGGAAACAGATTCGCGCATGCGGCAGCGTTAGCTGTAGCTGCGGCTCCGGCGACAGCTTACAATCCTTTATTTGTTTATGGTGGGGTAGGGCTCGGAAAGACACATTTAATGCAGGCGGTCGGATATAGTGTTCTAAAGAAAAATTCCAAGGTTCGTGTACTCTATATAACCTGTGAAATGTTCACTAATGAATTAATTACATCTATCCAACAAGGAAAAATGCAAGATTTTAGGAATAAATACAGAAACATAGATCTTTTGATGGTCGATGACATACAATTTTTAGCAGGCAAGGAGAGGACACAAGAAGAATTTTTTCATACATTCAATACTCTTCACTCAGCTAACAAACAAATAATTGTAAGTTCTGACCGGCCACCAAAAGAAATTCCAACATTAGAAGATAGATTACGATCTCGGTTTGAATGGGGCTTAATTGCAGATATTCAGTCTCCAGATTTTGAAACAAGAATCGCAATATTAAGAAAAAAAGCAGAACTTGTAGATTTAACTGTTCCGGATGAAGTAACGCAATTTATCGCCTCAAAAATCGACACCAACATTAGAGAACTGGAAGGGGCCTTAATACGAGTTGTTGCTTTCGCCTCTTTATCAAATACAGATATCTCAATTTCTCTTGTCGAGCAAGTTTTAAAAGACCTTGTCTCTCCTGTAAAAACAAAGACTTCTATATCAGCAGACTCAATTAAAAAAGCGACAGCCGAATATTATAGTGTAAAAATTGATGATATGTCAGCAAAAATAAGAACAAAAGAGATTGCAACTGCAAGACAAGTAGCCATGTTTTTATGTCGGGAGTTGACCGAAGGTTCTTTACCAAAGATAGGGGAGGAGTTTGGTGGGAGAGATCATACAACTGTCCTTCACGCTTATGAAAAAATAAAAAACGCCTTAAAAATAGATAAAGATATAACAGAAGCTGTTAAAAACATAAAAATAAACTTAAAAAAATACTTAAACTCAACTGCTATTCTCTAA
- a CDS encoding membrane protein insertion efficiency factor YidD — MRFILFFIALYRKISIFKPQACRYYPTCSQYAYEAVQQYGAKGVFIALMRILRCNPFFRGGFDPLK; from the coding sequence ATTAGATTTATTTTGTTTTTTATTGCTCTTTATAGAAAAATATCTATATTTAAACCTCAGGCTTGTAGGTATTATCCTACTTGTTCTCAGTATGCTTATGAAGCAGTGCAACAATATGGAGCAAAAGGTGTTTTTATTGCTCTCATGAGAATTTTAAGATGTAATCCATTTTTTAGAGGGGGCTTTGATCCATTAAAATGA
- a CDS encoding 50S ribosomal protein L34, with the protein MTKRTYQPHKVRRKRTHGFLVRKETRGGRAVLANRRRKGRKKLSV; encoded by the coding sequence ATGACAAAAAGAACTTATCAACCACATAAGGTGAGAAGAAAAAGAACTCATGGTTTTTTGGTCAGAAAAGAGACGCGTGGCGGACGAGCTGTTTTAGCAAATAGAAGAAGAAAAGGCAGAAAAAAACTATCGGTTTGA
- a CDS encoding ribonuclease P protein component, producing the protein MKSLKNREFEEVYKSGKKFYSSFFTLFFLSSQVFKYGLVVSKKHGSSVCRNKIKRRLKVIIGKIESKLLAPCFIVIIPKRGVASLNFEELVEKFINTAKRAKIIH; encoded by the coding sequence TTGAAATCCCTGAAAAATAGAGAGTTTGAAGAGGTTTATAAATCAGGAAAGAAATTTTATTCAAGTTTTTTTACTCTGTTTTTTTTATCTTCACAAGTTTTTAAATATGGACTTGTTGTTAGTAAGAAACATGGTTCATCTGTTTGTAGAAATAAAATAAAAAGACGGCTTAAAGTTATAATTGGAAAAATTGAGAGTAAATTATTGGCCCCTTGTTTTATAGTCATAATTCCTAAACGAGGAGTTGCCAGTCTTAATTTTGAGGAACTAGTTGAAAAATTTATTAATACAGCAAAAAGAGCAAAAATTATACATTAG